In one window of Methanosarcina vacuolata Z-761 DNA:
- the hxlA gene encoding 3-hexulose-6-phosphate synthase: MVPIIQVALDLLELDRAVEIAKEAIAGGADWIEIGTPLIKSEGMDAIRTMRKAFPDRTILADMKTVDTGAIEVEMAAKAGADVVIVLGSADDSTLLDALRSSHKYGVRLMADLISAPDPVKRVIELESLGVDYVNVHIGIDQQMMGKDPISLLREISQRVNVQLAVAGGLDANSAVQAVKAGAKVVIVGGNITHSDNVTEAARKIRQSVDSPEAVEICSVSTVDQEIREILKEVSTSNISDAMHRKGAMKGIHPLVRGKMVGTAVTVQTFPGDWAKPVEAIDIAKEGDVIVIYNENKDVACWGGLATWSALNKGIAGVVIEGAVRDIDEVETLGLPIYTSNTVPNAGDPKGFGEINAEITCGGQTVKPGDYIVGDESGVVVIPAERAYELARRAKEVYKTEKRLFDEIKRGGTLSEIMNLKKWEKR, encoded by the coding sequence ATAGTTCCCATAATTCAGGTTGCACTTGATCTTCTGGAATTGGATCGTGCGGTAGAGATTGCAAAAGAGGCAATAGCAGGAGGTGCGGACTGGATCGAAATTGGAACCCCTCTGATCAAAAGTGAGGGAATGGACGCAATCCGCACTATGAGGAAAGCTTTTCCAGACCGGACGATTCTGGCAGACATGAAAACTGTAGATACAGGCGCTATAGAAGTTGAGATGGCAGCAAAAGCTGGGGCTGATGTCGTTATTGTGCTAGGGAGTGCAGATGATTCTACGTTACTTGATGCACTCCGTTCATCCCATAAATATGGAGTCAGGTTAATGGCAGACCTCATTTCGGCTCCTGACCCTGTAAAAAGAGTAATTGAACTTGAGTCTCTGGGCGTAGACTATGTTAATGTACACATAGGTATAGACCAGCAGATGATGGGAAAAGACCCCATATCGCTTCTCAGGGAAATTTCACAGAGAGTCAACGTACAGCTTGCAGTCGCTGGTGGGCTCGATGCAAATAGTGCAGTGCAGGCTGTTAAGGCCGGGGCAAAAGTTGTAATTGTCGGAGGGAATATCACCCATTCTGACAACGTAACCGAAGCTGCAAGAAAAATCAGGCAGAGTGTGGACTCCCCAGAAGCTGTAGAAATCTGCAGTGTCAGCACTGTAGACCAGGAAATCAGAGAAATTCTTAAGGAAGTATCCACTTCAAACATTTCTGATGCCATGCACCGGAAAGGCGCAATGAAAGGCATTCATCCTCTGGTAAGAGGAAAAATGGTAGGAACCGCAGTTACCGTGCAGACTTTTCCCGGAGACTGGGCAAAGCCCGTGGAAGCAATTGATATTGCAAAAGAAGGAGACGTAATCGTTATTTACAATGAAAATAAGGATGTTGCCTGCTGGGGAGGGCTTGCAACCTGGAGCGCCTTGAACAAGGGAATTGCAGGCGTGGTAATAGAGGGCGCTGTCAGGGATATTGACGAAGTCGAAACCCTGGGACTTCCGATTTATACAAGCAATACAGTACCTAACGCCGGAGATCCTAAAGGTTTTGGAGAAATCAACGCTGAGATTACCTGCGGTGGCCAGACAGTGAAGCCAGGAGATTATATAGTGGGCGACGAAAGCGGTGTTGTGGTAATTCCAGCAGAAAGGGCATACGAGCTGGCAAGAAGAGCAAAAGAGGTTTACAAAACCGAAAAAAGACTCTTCGATGAAATCAAGAGAGGCGGGACGCTGTCTGAGATTATGAATCTAAAGAAATGGGAAAAACGTTGA
- a CDS encoding DUF5788 family protein, which produces MEKNLGISEKNDSENYITDEERKQLLSALHSRLFWVGQRIPDYVELEGETYPLHNYIWELVQKEELSESEKSRIDKCIEILSAKEMKDEKELEENSLTSEESRNLYHETAGLLRAITNLQEIESGIFKQNTKRFQEQFANQRVRDAKLWLEFIKKVSK; this is translated from the coding sequence ATGGAAAAGAACCTTGGAATATCCGAAAAGAATGATTCTGAAAATTATATCACAGATGAGGAACGCAAGCAGTTACTTTCGGCTCTGCATTCTCGCCTTTTCTGGGTAGGTCAGCGTATCCCGGATTATGTTGAGCTTGAGGGAGAAACTTATCCTCTTCACAACTATATATGGGAACTGGTTCAAAAAGAGGAACTCAGTGAATCTGAGAAATCCAGGATAGATAAATGCATTGAAATTCTTTCAGCAAAGGAAATGAAAGATGAAAAAGAGCTTGAAGAGAATTCTCTTACTTCGGAAGAATCAAGAAATCTCTATCATGAGACTGCAGGCTTATTGCGTGCAATCACAAATTTGCAGGAGATCGAGAGCGGAATCTTCAAGCAAAATACGAAACGCTTTCAGGAACAGTTCGCTAATCAGAGGGTTAGAGACGCAAAGCTCTGGCTTGAATTCATAAAAAAAGTGTCTAAATGA
- the pyrB gene encoding aspartate carbamoyltransferase, giving the protein MSFKNRNVISMKDFSRKEIDYVLDTAEKLEPVARGEERSRLLDGKIIALLFFEPSTRTRLSFEAAAQRLGGQVLNLGSVEASSVMKGENLADTIRVISKYADLIVLRHPLDGSARMAAEFASVPIINGGDGSLHHPTQTFLDLYTIRRESHLEGLKIAMAGDLKYGRTVHSLCHALSLYGAEITLVSPPELRMPQEIIRDLQKNKIRIRETTSLEEIIGDVEVLYMTRVQRERFPDPEEYEKVKNRLRVTGDLLKNADPNLKILHPLPRVNEISPEVDSTPYACYFEQAFYGVPTRMALLALATGVIE; this is encoded by the coding sequence ATGTCATTTAAGAACAGAAACGTCATCTCTATGAAGGACTTTTCGCGAAAAGAAATCGATTACGTTCTGGATACGGCAGAAAAGCTTGAACCTGTAGCCAGAGGTGAAGAGAGGTCCCGGTTGCTGGATGGAAAAATAATAGCTCTTCTTTTTTTTGAACCAAGCACAAGGACAAGGCTGTCTTTTGAGGCCGCTGCGCAGAGGCTTGGAGGGCAGGTTCTTAACCTGGGTTCTGTGGAGGCAAGTTCAGTAATGAAAGGAGAAAATCTTGCCGATACTATCCGCGTAATCAGTAAGTATGCAGATCTTATAGTGTTGCGTCATCCTCTTGATGGGTCAGCACGAATGGCTGCGGAATTTGCAAGTGTTCCTATTATCAATGGTGGAGACGGCTCTCTACACCACCCTACGCAAACTTTCCTTGACCTCTATACTATTCGCAGGGAAAGCCATCTAGAAGGTCTGAAGATCGCTATGGCAGGAGACCTGAAGTATGGAAGAACAGTTCATTCCCTATGTCATGCCCTATCTCTTTACGGAGCCGAAATAACTTTAGTTTCGCCTCCTGAACTCAGGATGCCCCAGGAGATAATCAGGGATCTTCAAAAGAATAAGATCAGAATCAGAGAGACAACTTCTCTTGAAGAAATAATTGGAGATGTTGAAGTTCTTTATATGACAAGGGTTCAAAGGGAACGTTTCCCTGATCCCGAAGAATATGAAAAGGTCAAAAACAGGTTGAGGGTTACAGGTGACCTGCTGAAAAACGCAGATCCTAACCTTAAGATTCTTCATCCTCTCCCACGGGTCAACGAAATCTCTCCTGAAGTGGATTCAACACCGTATGCATGTTATTTCGAGCAGGCTTTTTATGGGGTCCCTACGCGGATGGCACTTCTCGCTCTTGCCACGGGAGTGATTGAATGA
- the pyrI gene encoding aspartate carbamoyltransferase regulatory subunit encodes MKEKRDLKIQAIENGTVIDHIKAGQALNVLRILGISSAFRATISFVMNAPGAAGIKDVVKIEGKELSVEELNRIALISPKATINIIRDFEVVQKNKVVLPSYVEGVVRCTNPNCVSNSSEPIKSKFSVLQSEEEGVTLRCLYCEHVISENIAENLL; translated from the coding sequence ATGAAGGAAAAAAGAGACCTGAAGATTCAGGCAATTGAAAATGGAACGGTGATTGACCATATAAAGGCTGGGCAGGCTTTGAATGTTCTGCGTATACTCGGGATTTCCAGTGCTTTTCGAGCTACTATCAGTTTCGTTATGAATGCACCCGGTGCAGCAGGCATAAAAGACGTTGTGAAGATTGAAGGTAAGGAACTCAGCGTCGAAGAGCTTAACAGGATTGCTCTTATATCTCCGAAAGCCACTATCAATATTATAAGGGATTTTGAAGTGGTTCAGAAAAATAAGGTTGTGCTTCCTTCTTATGTTGAAGGTGTTGTACGCTGTACCAATCCAAACTGTGTTTCTAATAGCAGTGAACCCATAAAATCAAAATTTTCCGTGCTTCAGTCCGAAGAAGAAGGGGTAACTCTACGCTGTCTTTACTGCGAGCACGTAATTTCAGAAAATATAGCCGAAAATTTGCTGTAA
- a CDS encoding DUF5788 family protein: MIKRDNDTEEADDEYISTQERNKLLWSLRSDFAWTGKKIPESVEIDGREYKLRDMVRELSEKESLDTDKTAEIRALIPKLNEKSKVDEELIETEELTKAEAEALYEEATGLMRASMELKDKLEGKGGEKSVDEFKRMLNNQKIVDEKYFQNLIKSLK, encoded by the coding sequence ATGATAAAAAGAGATAATGATACGGAAGAGGCAGATGACGAATATATAAGTACTCAAGAGCGCAATAAGCTCCTCTGGAGCCTAAGGAGTGATTTTGCCTGGACAGGAAAGAAAATCCCTGAAAGCGTAGAGATTGATGGGCGTGAGTACAAACTCAGGGACATGGTTCGAGAACTGAGCGAAAAAGAATCACTGGATACAGATAAAACTGCCGAAATCAGAGCTCTTATCCCAAAATTGAATGAAAAATCAAAAGTAGACGAAGAATTAATAGAGACCGAAGAGCTTACAAAAGCAGAGGCTGAAGCCCTCTACGAAGAAGCAACTGGGCTTATGCGGGCTTCAATGGAATTAAAAGACAAACTTGAGGGGAAAGGTGGGGAAAAAAGTGTTGATGAGTTTAAGCGTATGCTCAATAACCAGAAGATAGTGGACGAAAAGTACTTTCAGAATCTTATTAAAAGTTTAAAGTAA
- a CDS encoding DUF1673 family protein, translating to MILVKYFRKLMGWCPMEDSIQKERKEGGCYSFGLEKLGQPVHSPASMQEGEVLKGRGLYRGYGIGKIIGTSLVISLILGLYSPAGSFFDLFSSLIPYLAFLAFILYNHTTVLLTPEKIIIRRHLFRSLVLRKENIVTNTISKNKGRSLRWPLRLLALATLVIQLPHIVENITRDLQMEAAPAFIKLSSVMVDFWIVAYVLVIYFYIFELTVPYQQILKITTRSNLSLEFYTEEPEDIMATLKNKSK from the coding sequence ATGATTTTGGTAAAATATTTTAGAAAATTGATGGGATGGTGCCCTATGGAGGATTCTATCCAAAAAGAAAGGAAGGAAGGCGGCTGTTATAGTTTTGGACTGGAAAAGCTGGGCCAACCAGTACATTCTCCTGCAAGTATGCAAGAAGGTGAGGTTCTGAAAGGACGGGGCCTGTATAGAGGCTACGGAATTGGAAAAATTATCGGTACATCGTTAGTAATCAGTTTAATTTTGGGATTATATAGTCCTGCAGGCTCTTTTTTCGATCTCTTTTCTTCCTTAATCCCCTATCTGGCTTTTTTGGCTTTTATTCTTTATAATCATACTACTGTGTTGTTGACTCCTGAAAAAATAATTATTCGCCGGCATCTGTTCAGATCCCTCGTGTTAAGGAAAGAGAATATCGTGACGAACACTATATCAAAGAACAAAGGCCGTTCCCTGCGTTGGCCACTGCGTTTGTTAGCCCTTGCTACCCTTGTAATTCAACTGCCTCATATCGTAGAAAATATAACCAGAGATTTGCAGATGGAAGCAGCTCCAGCTTTCATAAAACTAAGCTCAGTCATGGTAGATTTCTGGATAGTTGCATATGTCCTTGTTATTTATTTTTATATCTTCGAACTCACAGTGCCTTATCAACAGATTCTTAAAATTACTACACGATCAAACTTAAGTTTGGAATTCTACACTGAAGAACCTGAAGACATTATGGCGACCTTAAAAAATAAGAGTAAGTAG
- a CDS encoding DUF1673 family protein: protein MSRESRYIEKLIGWCPTKNSLQNQMQEGCLPDFKWGNGNIQLSSSPADLQENRTLKVQASLFDWWWLLRVLIIVFSTLIASSLLWAYTPEDSYLIIFSGLVKFFLPIIFLLNRPDAVTVTPGEIRIKKPLLKPIVIEKEDIIQISTTKNYNHSLRWLSRLFCVVLIPIYFIEGMPRNSQYIEYVEYIEGLLSNYVDLSLFLGHIATVTILLVAFYNAELLTPYQWALKVTTHSKLEITFFTNKPEELTSFLKNERDQNEIKTF, encoded by the coding sequence ATGAGCCGGGAGTCCAGATACATAGAAAAGCTGATAGGATGGTGCCCGACAAAAAACTCCCTCCAGAATCAAATGCAGGAAGGTTGCCTCCCGGATTTTAAATGGGGAAATGGAAATATTCAATTAAGCTCCTCTCCCGCAGATCTCCAGGAAAACAGAACTCTTAAAGTGCAAGCCAGTCTCTTTGACTGGTGGTGGTTATTGCGGGTTTTAATAATCGTTTTTTCCACATTAATAGCCTCCTCGCTTTTATGGGCATATACTCCTGAAGACTCTTATTTGATTATATTTTCAGGCCTTGTTAAGTTCTTTCTGCCTATAATATTTCTTCTTAATCGCCCCGATGCTGTCACAGTAACACCTGGGGAAATCAGAATCAAAAAGCCTCTGCTTAAGCCTATTGTGATTGAAAAAGAGGATATCATTCAAATCTCGACAACGAAAAATTATAATCATTCATTACGATGGCTATCCCGTTTGTTTTGTGTAGTTTTAATACCAATCTACTTTATAGAAGGGATGCCAAGGAACTCGCAATATATTGAATATGTTGAATATATTGAAGGATTACTTTCAAACTATGTTGATCTTAGTCTATTTCTGGGACATATTGCAACAGTAACAATTCTACTTGTGGCATTTTACAATGCCGAACTCTTAACGCCTTATCAGTGGGCCCTTAAAGTTACTACTCACTCAAAACTGGAAATTACGTTTTTTACTAATAAACCTGAAGAGCTTACAAGTTTCCTCAAAAACGAAAGGGATCAAAATGAAATAAAAACGTTTTGA
- a CDS encoding DUF1673 domain-containing protein has product MSLRVENIKKLMGWCPNAKALEPETRISSANFAANDQSGGEKTRSLNNIPKQHSRLDNQLLLLPIIFIYIYINLFQKGVNTEAFLLGLSLSLPIYLLGWKKQMRQYDAVKRNPVVSPSFRRTFACVILFLFLGFTLLMALLPYISSYAAYLFNDQALYSFTSGTLILMWGFYFQLIYWEKKNHMKMYMKREKGQQKLYVLGEKDEEL; this is encoded by the coding sequence GTGAGCCTTAGAGTTGAAAACATAAAAAAGCTTATGGGATGGTGCCCGAATGCAAAAGCACTTGAACCTGAAACCCGAATTAGCTCTGCTAATTTTGCAGCAAATGACCAGTCCGGAGGAGAAAAGACAAGAAGTCTGAATAATATTCCTAAACAGCATTCCAGGCTTGATAACCAACTCCTCTTGCTACCAATTATCTTTATTTATATTTATATAAACTTATTTCAAAAAGGTGTAAATACAGAGGCTTTCCTTCTTGGCCTTTCACTTTCTTTACCGATCTATTTGCTCGGCTGGAAAAAACAGATGCGTCAATACGATGCCGTGAAAAGAAATCCTGTCGTTTCTCCTTCCTTTAGAAGAACTTTTGCCTGCGTGATCTTATTCCTATTTTTGGGTTTCACTTTGCTCATGGCTTTATTGCCCTATATCTCGTCTTATGCAGCTTATCTTTTTAACGATCAGGCACTGTACTCTTTCACTTCAGGAACCCTGATTCTGATGTGGGGATTCTATTTCCAGCTAATTTACTGGGAGAAGAAAAACCATATGAAAATGTACATGAAAAGAGAAAAGGGACAGCAAAAGTTGTATGTCCTTGGAGAAAAGGATGAAGAACTATGA
- a CDS encoding DUF1673 domain-containing protein, whose protein sequence is MSLKVEYIKKLMGWCPNAKAYEARRNIDLENFDSNVPDRARGDNSCLKNPGWLQRESNQILLFAIFLTFVHFLIYNHMGLLPSLFAPLPPLFYFVFHWNERIQRFNDVAKKPIVRYISKLSYLWIFLIIIVFIAPMMLLTYMIIQSWHLALFGLSILCFFMWGFYFQLIHWEKKNHMRIYIKSENGFQKAYAIGEKEEEM, encoded by the coding sequence ATGAGCCTTAAAGTCGAATACATAAAAAAGCTAATGGGTTGGTGCCCAAATGCAAAAGCATATGAAGCTAGAAGGAATATTGACCTTGAAAATTTTGATTCCAATGTTCCGGACAGGGCAAGGGGAGATAACAGCTGTTTAAAGAATCCTGGATGGCTCCAGAGAGAAAGCAATCAAATTCTTCTATTTGCTATTTTTTTAACATTTGTTCATTTCCTTATATACAATCACATGGGCCTTCTCCCATCCCTTTTTGCACCATTACCTCCCTTATTTTATTTTGTATTTCACTGGAATGAGCGGATTCAGCGGTTCAACGACGTTGCGAAAAAGCCTATTGTCCGTTATATCTCTAAATTATCATATCTTTGGATTTTTTTGATAATCATAGTTTTTATTGCTCCGATGATGTTGCTCACTTATATGATAATACAATCCTGGCACTTGGCCTTATTCGGACTTTCAATTCTTTGTTTTTTCATGTGGGGTTTTTATTTTCAGCTAATTCACTGGGAAAAGAAAAACCACATGAGAATTTATATTAAAAGTGAAAATGGCTTCCAAAAGGCATATGCTATTGGGGAAAAGGAGGAAGAAATGTGA
- a CDS encoding DUF1673 domain-containing protein, with translation MSLKVEYIKKLMGWCPNAKAYEARQHAHLESFDSDIPDRARGENGDLKDPGWLRKESNQILLFDIFLTFVYLLMINLIDLNLLYLLAGFLVALSQLVLRWNKQMQRYNDIARKPITRYGSKEKYLPGLLFIIFTILFTSLLIVLSYIFNFGSQSIPIFYISILWFFMWGFYFQLIYWEMKNHMKICIIFENGFQKTYALGKKEEEI, from the coding sequence ATGAGCCTTAAAGTTGAATACATAAAAAAGCTAATGGGTTGGTGCCCAAATGCAAAAGCATATGAAGCCAGACAGCACGCTCATCTTGAAAGTTTTGATTCCGATATTCCGGACAGAGCAAGGGGAGAAAATGGAGATTTAAAGGACCCTGGATGGCTCCGGAAAGAAAGTAATCAAATTCTTCTATTTGATATTTTTTTAACGTTTGTGTATCTCCTGATGATTAATCTGATAGATCTGAACCTGCTCTATTTACTTGCTGGATTTTTAGTGGCCCTATCTCAGTTAGTATTACGCTGGAATAAGCAAATGCAGCGATACAACGACATTGCGAGAAAACCTATTACTCGTTATGGCTCTAAAGAAAAATATCTTCCAGGTTTACTATTCATAATTTTTACTATTCTATTCACATCTCTTCTTATAGTTCTCTCTTACATATTCAACTTTGGCAGTCAATCGATACCGATATTTTATATTTCAATTCTTTGGTTCTTTATGTGGGGCTTTTATTTCCAGTTAATTTACTGGGAGATGAAAAATCACATGAAAATTTGTATAATATTTGAAAATGGCTTCCAAAAAACATATGCTCTTGGGAAAAAGGAGGAAGAAATATGA
- a CDS encoding DUF1673 family protein, whose product MNWEAKYIRKLMGWCPNAKTIETGSRVSPVNFEAYDQPRGEKVRIPMALSRFSRLDVRLLLPTLFLTPVYTVMLLVKGVNFDLFFLGILFSLLINLLFWKNQIREYDAAAKKTTVRYVSKIVLFFVFLSLILFLSFPPIVFLSNTPSSINSQSMYSFIAATWILTMWGTCLQLFYWEKKNHMIIHIKNENGFQKTYAIGEEEEEI is encoded by the coding sequence ATGAATTGGGAAGCAAAATACATTAGAAAGCTAATGGGATGGTGCCCGAATGCAAAAACAATTGAAACCGGATCTAGAGTTAGCCCTGTTAATTTTGAAGCATATGATCAACCTCGAGGAGAAAAAGTCAGGATTCCGATGGCTCTTAGCCGTTTTTCCAGGCTTGATGTCAGACTACTCTTACCAACACTTTTCTTAACTCCTGTTTACACAGTTATGCTATTAGTAAAGGGTGTAAATTTTGATTTATTCTTTTTGGGCATTTTGTTTTCTTTGCTGATAAATTTACTTTTCTGGAAAAATCAGATACGTGAGTACGATGCTGCCGCAAAAAAAACCACTGTTCGTTATGTCTCTAAAATAGTACTCTTCTTTGTTTTCTTATCCCTAATTTTGTTTTTGAGTTTCCCACCTATAGTTTTCTTGTCTAACACGCCTTCTTCTATTAACTCTCAATCAATGTATTCTTTTATTGCAGCAACCTGGATTCTTACTATGTGGGGAACCTGTCTTCAGCTATTTTACTGGGAGAAAAAAAATCACATGATAATTCATATCAAAAATGAAAATGGCTTCCAAAAAACATATGCTATCGGGGAAGAAGAGGAAGAAATATGA
- a CDS encoding DUF1673 family protein: MTLEYIKKLMGWCPNVKTLETGSRIIPTNFELYGQSGGEKDRNPEIASRISRLFSRFDIRILLPTLFLTLVYINLLFQKGINAEALFLGFLLSLLIYLLGWKKQMHHYDSLAKKSIVRSSSKKTLLWVFLVLILFLILPMVFLSQIPSFLNAQSMYSLTVGALILLWGSYLQLIYWERKSHMKIYVKSEKGFQKMYAIGEKEGES, from the coding sequence ATGACTCTGGAATACATCAAGAAACTGATGGGATGGTGTCCGAATGTAAAAACACTTGAAACCGGATCTCGAATTATCCCTACTAATTTTGAATTATATGGTCAATCTGGAGGAGAAAAAGACAGGAATCCAGAGATTGCAAGTCGTATTTCCAGGCTTTTTTCCAGATTTGATATCCGAATTCTCTTACCAACATTATTCCTAACTCTTGTTTACATAAATTTGCTATTTCAAAAAGGTATAAATGCAGAAGCTCTCTTTTTAGGTTTTTTACTTTCTCTGCTGATTTACCTGCTCGGCTGGAAAAAGCAGATGCATCATTACGATTCCCTGGCAAAAAAATCCATTGTTCGCTCTTCCTCAAAGAAAACGCTCTTATGGGTTTTCTTAGTCCTAATCTTGTTCTTAATTTTGCCTATGGTCTTCTTATCTCAGATACCCTCTTTTCTTAACGCTCAGTCAATGTATTCCTTAACTGTAGGGGCTTTGATTCTGTTATGGGGAAGTTATCTTCAGTTAATTTACTGGGAAAGAAAAAGTCATATGAAAATTTATGTGAAAAGTGAAAAGGGATTCCAAAAGATGTATGCTATTGGGGAAAAGGAGGGAGAGTCATGA
- a CDS encoding DUF1673 domain-containing protein, producing the protein MLETQHSIHSKYFEASDQAKGRDAGSLPVLPTGWWNKRHNRALVISSGLTLFSVLGIGFLGIHPMDKGFIFGLTIGTIFNLLLCIWNWHFLNKIKNTGKKIKKNIVSPKWRIINLLLSLVLLYLFFSQFNWGLILFFISAFCLIALFYYFNFDSTGLVVLLGLSSFLGWKYIIAFLSGFCLTAFLYYLTDMYWEKRNGKIIIVYGRKMPGVYIVNK; encoded by the coding sequence ATGCTTGAAACTCAACATTCCATCCATTCTAAATATTTTGAAGCCAGTGACCAAGCTAAAGGGAGAGATGCTGGAAGTCTTCCGGTTTTACCCACTGGTTGGTGGAACAAACGCCATAATAGAGCATTAGTAATATCCTCTGGATTGACTCTTTTTTCTGTATTGGGAATTGGATTTCTGGGCATTCATCCTATGGATAAAGGTTTCATATTTGGGTTAACTATCGGAACCATTTTTAACCTGCTCTTGTGCATCTGGAACTGGCATTTCTTGAATAAAATAAAAAACACAGGCAAGAAAATAAAGAAGAATATTGTATCTCCAAAATGGAGAATTATAAATCTACTACTTTCCCTGGTACTACTGTATCTCTTTTTTTCACAGTTTAATTGGGGACTCATTTTGTTTTTTATTTCTGCCTTTTGTTTGATAGCTTTGTTTTATTATTTTAATTTTGATTCAACTGGCTTAGTAGTGCTTCTCGGCTTAAGTTCATTTCTTGGCTGGAAATACATTATAGCATTTCTATCTGGCTTTTGTTTGACGGCTTTTCTGTATTACCTTACAGATATGTACTGGGAAAAAAGGAATGGGAAAATAATCATTGTGTACGGGCGCAAAATGCCGGGAGTCTACATTGTAAATAAATAA
- a CDS encoding DUF1673 domain-containing protein: MDVFTKSIRKLMGWCPNAKTIETQNVIHPEYFEANNQSRGKDAANSPLPSGWWNRRHNRTLMVSSGLTLVSLLGIGFFGVHLRDESFIFGLIIGTIFNLPLCIWNWHFLNKIKNSSKRVQTKNKLIVISGLLGLTTLLTQSSLVGWRVVLAFISGFCLTTFLYYLTDVYWEKKNEKIVLLEGSYMPDIYIVNA, from the coding sequence ATGGACGTATTCACAAAAAGTATAAGGAAGCTTATGGGGTGGTGTCCAAACGCAAAAACGATTGAAACTCAAAATGTCATCCACCCTGAATATTTTGAAGCGAACAACCAGTCCAGAGGAAAAGATGCCGCAAATTCGCCTTTACCCTCCGGCTGGTGGAACAGACGCCATAACAGGACCTTAATGGTGTCCTCAGGGTTGACTCTTGTATCTTTGTTGGGAATTGGATTTTTTGGGGTGCATCTCAGAGATGAAAGTTTCATATTTGGGTTAATTATCGGAACTATCTTTAACCTGCCTCTTTGCATCTGGAACTGGCATTTTTTGAATAAAATAAAAAACTCCAGCAAAAGAGTTCAGACAAAAAATAAATTGATAGTCATATCTGGGTTATTAGGCCTTACAACGCTGCTTACACAGTCTTCACTGGTTGGCTGGAGAGTTGTTTTGGCATTTATTTCCGGTTTTTGTTTGACAACTTTTCTGTATTACCTTACAGATGTATACTGGGAAAAGAAAAACGAAAAAATTGTGCTTCTGGAAGGGAGTTACATGCCAGATATCTACATTGTAAATGCATGA
- the dapB gene encoding 4-hydroxy-tetrahydrodipicolinate reductase: MINVAVLGACGRMGSLIVENVTNSTDMQLVAAFDINNFGKDIGEFARVGNLGVKVSDVKDLETVLKESKADVLIDFTIAGATVVNAPIAARAGVNLIIGTTGLTPEQRAVIDEAIHEGQVSAVISPNYSVGVNVFFKIIREAAKYLADYDIEIIEAHHNQKKDAPSGTALRAADIISEALGGKEYVYGREGIAPRGKEIGIHGVRAGDITGDHTVLFAGNSERIEIKHMAHSRQIFAKGAVRAAEWVCRQKTGIYSMDDVLGL; the protein is encoded by the coding sequence ATGATTAACGTAGCAGTACTCGGAGCCTGCGGCAGGATGGGCTCTTTAATTGTGGAGAATGTTACCAACTCTACGGACATGCAGCTTGTTGCTGCTTTTGACATCAACAATTTCGGAAAGGACATAGGAGAATTTGCCCGCGTAGGGAACCTGGGAGTCAAGGTCTCGGACGTAAAAGACCTTGAAACTGTTCTGAAAGAAAGCAAGGCTGATGTCCTTATCGACTTCACTATAGCCGGTGCAACCGTAGTTAACGCTCCAATAGCAGCCAGAGCCGGGGTAAATCTAATAATAGGAACCACAGGGCTGACTCCGGAGCAGCGAGCAGTAATTGATGAAGCTATTCATGAAGGCCAGGTAAGTGCCGTCATTTCCCCCAACTATTCGGTAGGCGTTAATGTCTTTTTCAAGATTATCAGGGAAGCGGCAAAATATCTTGCAGATTATGATATCGAGATTATTGAAGCTCACCACAACCAGAAAAAAGATGCCCCAAGCGGAACCGCCCTTAGGGCAGCCGACATTATAAGTGAAGCTCTCGGCGGAAAGGAATATGTCTATGGCAGGGAAGGTATTGCCCCACGCGGAAAAGAAATTGGAATTCATGGAGTCCGCGCCGGAGATATCACAGGTGACCATACTGTTCTTTTCGCGGGGAATTCTGAAAGAATTGAGATCAAGCATATGGCTCACTCTCGCCAGATCTTTGCTAAAGGTGCCGTCCGTGCAGCCGAATGGGTCTGCAGGCAAAAAACAGGAATTTATTCCATGGACGATGTGCTTGGTTTATAA